In one Pygocentrus nattereri isolate fPygNat1 chromosome 21, fPygNat1.pri, whole genome shotgun sequence genomic region, the following are encoded:
- the LOC108444096 gene encoding olfactory receptor class A-like protein 1, with amino-acid sequence MDLCITIKGVSFLLQTGLGIMGNLLVLAAYSHIAFVEPRLLPVDKIMAHLAFANLILLLTRGVPQTMTVFGLRHLLDDAGCKVVIYAYRISRALSVCLTCMLSVFQALTIAPAAGAQLAKLKARLPQLVVPTFAGLWLLNMAVCIAAPFFSVAPRNGTVPAFTLNLGFCHVDFRDNLSYVINGAAVSGRDFAFVGLMLGSSGYILVLLHKHSKQVRAIRRSQGSSREMQAAKTVVMLVVLYAVFFGIDNVIWIYMLTVAQVPAVVADMRVFFSSCYATLSPFLMISSNKKLKERMVCSAGEHKQESAEDSTDKSNLK; translated from the coding sequence ATGGATCTTTGCATCACCATCAAAGGCGTCTCCTTCCTCTTGCAGACGGGGCTGGGCATCATGGGTAACTTGCTGGTGCTGGCGGCCTACAGCCACATCGCGTTTGTGGAGCCGCGGCTGCTGCCCGTGGACAAAATCATGGCCCACTTGGCCTTCGCTAACCTGATACTGCTGCTAACTCGTGGAGTCCCTCAGACCATGACCGTCTTCGGCCTGCGCCACCTACTGGACGACGCCGGCTGCAAAGTGGTCATTTATGCCTACCGAATTAGCCGGGCGCTCTCCGTCTGCCTGACCTGCATGCTGAGCGTCTTCCAGGCTCTGACCATCGCTCCTGCGGCCGGCGCGCAGCTGGCTAAGCTGAAGGCCAGGCTGCCCCAGCTGGTCGTGCCCACCTTCGCAGGTCTGTGGCTGCTCAACATGGCTGTTTGTATTGCAGCCCCATTTTTCTCTGTAGCCCCTCGTAATGGAACCGTCCCGGCGTTCACCCTCAACCTGGGCTTCTGTCATGTTGACTTCCGCGACAATTTGTCCTACGTGATCAACGGCGCGGCCGTTTCCGGCCGAGATTTCGCCTTCGTAGGCCTCATGCTGGGCTCCAGCGGGTACATCCTGGTCCTTTTGCACAAACACAGCAAGCAAGTGAGGGCCATCCGCCGTTCCCAAGGAAGTTCGAGGGAAATGCAGGCGGCTAAGACTGTGGTCATGCTGGTGGTCCTTTACGCCGTGTTTTTCGGCATAGACAACGTGATCTGGATCTACATGCTGACCGTGGCCCAGGTGCCGGCCGTAGTGGCGGACATGAGGGTGTTTTTCTCGTCCTGCTACGCTACGCTAAGCCCGTTCCTCATGATCAGCtccaacaagaagctgaaggagaggATGGTGTGCTCGGCCGGTGAACACAAGCAGGAATCTGCTGAGGACTCCACTGACAAAAGTAAtcttaaataa